In Actinomycetes bacterium, the sequence TGGTCGTCGTCAACGACGACGTGGCCCGCGCCGCGGACGAGTTGGTAGGCTTGCTGACTGCGCCCTCGCCCGGACTCGTGCCGGGGGAGTAGTGCCCACGAGTGACAGCAGCGCCGGTGGTCCCCGCCGGCCGCTCACTCCCGCTATCGAATGAGGAGCACGCCCACCCGTGTCCGGAGTCGCACCTGCCCCCGAGGGCATCACCAACCCGCCGATCGATGAGCTGCTCGAGCGCACCAGCAGCAAGTACGGCCTGGTCATCTTCGCCGCCAAGCGCGCGCGCCAGATCAACGCCTACTACAGCCAGCTCTCCGAGGGCCTGCTGGAGTACGTCGGCCCGCTGGTCGACACCGCGCCGCAGGAGAAGCCCCTGTCGATCGCGCTGCGCGAGATCAACGAGGGTCTGCTGACCCACACCGCCGGCGAGAACTGAACCGGCCGCCCGCTGACCGGCGGGCACCCAGACTGATGAGAACGCACCCGGCAGCACCTGCCGGGTGCGTTCTCGTGTTGGGAGGATGAGCCCCGTGTCGTCGATCGTGCTGGGTGTGAGCGGGGGAGTGGCCGCCTACAAGGCCGCCTTCGTGCTGCGCGCATTCACCGAGGCCGGCCACGACGTCCGCGTCGTCCCCACGCCCGGCGCCCTGCACTTCGTGGGCGCCGCCACCTTCGAGGCGCTGTCGGGCAACCCGGTCACCACCGACGTGTGGTCCGACGTCCCCGAGGTCGCGCACGTGCGGATCGGGCAGAACGCCGATCTCGTCGTGGTCGCGCCGGCCACCGCCGACCTGCTCGCCCGCGCGGCCGCGGGCCGCGCCGACGACCTGCTCACCGCCACCCTGCTGACGGCGTCCTGCCCGGTCGTCTTCGTGCCCGCGATGCACACCGAGATGTGGCTGCACCCGGCGACGCAGGACAACGTCGCCACCCTGCGGCGCCGCGGGGCGGTCGTGCTGCCGCCCGCCGTCGGCCGGCTCACCGGCCCCGACTCCGGTCCCGGCCGGCTCCCGGAGCCGGCCGACATCGCCGCGCTGGCCACCGTCGTCCTCGAGCACGGCGCGGACGCGCTGACCCAGGACCTCCCCGGCCGGCGCGTGGTCATCAGCGCCGGCGGCACCCGCGAGCCGCTGGACCCGGTCCGCTACCTGGGCAACCGGTCCTCGGGCAGGCAGGGCTTCGCCCTGGCCCGCGTCGCCGCGGCCCGCGGCGCGGAGGTCGTGCTGGTCGCGGCCAACGTCGACCTGCCGGCCCCGTTCGGCGTGCGCGTGGTCCCCGTCGGCACGGCCGAGGAGCTGCGGACCGCGATGCACGCCGAGGCCAAGGAGGCCGACGTCGTCGTGATGTCCGCGGCGG encodes:
- the coaBC gene encoding bifunctional phosphopantothenoylcysteine decarboxylase/phosphopantothenate--cysteine ligase CoaBC, which translates into the protein MSSIVLGVSGGVAAYKAAFVLRAFTEAGHDVRVVPTPGALHFVGAATFEALSGNPVTTDVWSDVPEVAHVRIGQNADLVVVAPATADLLARAAAGRADDLLTATLLTASCPVVFVPAMHTEMWLHPATQDNVATLRRRGAVVLPPAVGRLTGPDSGPGRLPEPADIAALATVVLEHGADALTQDLPGRRVVISAGGTREPLDPVRYLGNRSSGRQGFALARVAAARGAEVVLVAANVDLPAPFGVRVVPVGTAEELRTAMHAEAKEADVVVMSAAVADFRPATVAGAKLKKGSASEPDSVALVRNPDVLAELVGARPAGRLVVGFAAETGDDDGDVLTHARAKLVRKGCDLLVVNDVSAGQVFGRPDNSVVVLGADGSATEVPRGTKDAVAAGIWAAVAPRLPDVAPG
- the rpoZ gene encoding DNA-directed RNA polymerase subunit omega; the encoded protein is MSGVAPAPEGITNPPIDELLERTSSKYGLVIFAAKRARQINAYYSQLSEGLLEYVGPLVDTAPQEKPLSIALREINEGLLTHTAGEN